The genomic stretch CAATAGTAGCGAAATCATATtgttggaataaataaatattaaaccacgtcttcttctaatagcttaagcttttagaacagttggtcatggtcccataaaatttttcatagtatCGAGCGGGGAgatcttgagttcaaatcttttcaagcccttatttgccTCTCCAATGAATATGTCCATGcttaataaatattaaaccacgttttcttctaatagcttaagcttttagagcagttagtCGTGGACCCATGAATATGTCCATGcttaataaatattaaaccacgtcttcttctaatagcttaagcttttagagcagttggtcgtggacccataaaatctttcacatATAATGGCAAGTCAATGTCATCCGTCCCACTTGGCAAgcctagaggtggcaaaatgggtctagaacccattttcaacccatatttgatggtGGTGGGTCAAAAATAGGTTAGTTTAAGtgcttaaatgggtcataagtgGGTTATTTAAAAATCTAATGGGTtctaaatgggtcataaatgggtcgggtaaaataattatcttaagagagttataaataaattttatgaatatttcaaaaaaaaaattgaacttttaatattaattcttttcttttcttttcttttcttttttttctcttgcctTGGCCGCCACTGGCCGGCGACGGCCACCGGCGAGCTCGACCGGCCGAGATCTAGCGAGCCTCGAGGCTAGGCCGAGGGCTGGTGACAGCCATCGGTGAGCCTAGGGCAAGCTTGGCTGGTCGAGATCTAGCGAGCCTCGAGGTTTGGCCGAGTTCCGGCGAGCTCGGGGCTCGATCGATCTAGGCTAGTCGAAGCTCAACCTAAGCGTACGAGCTTAAGCGAGCTCGAGGTTTGTTCAAATCTGGCCTCGAGTTGCCGGTTGGAATCGagtgagcctcgagctcgctgacatcaggcgagctcgaggctcgtcAAGATTTGGCCTCGAGTCGCCAACCTAAATCGAGTGAGCCTCGCCGAGAAGCGGTCGGTTGTCGAGCTTCCCGCCGTCACCGAAGCCCCGAATACCAATGGACAGAGGAGGGAGGTTGTAGACGTAGGTTGCAGACGAAGATTGCAAACGAACGAGGGACGAgaaaggaggaaggagaaaaaaacaaaaaagcagaaaaataaaaaataaaataaaataaaaattaaaaacttttttttgtcaagaaattaacaaaattttataaaattacaaaatttgaaatatatataataaaaaaaaaatttcacaaaatttgtattgtatgatttagttaaatatcaattttttatcTAGTAAGATTTGGTTTAATATAGAATTATTTAAGAAATACAAGTCGGGTATCGGTCggatcgggtatgggtcattgaGTTTGCACTGGATAAATATGTGTCAAAACAgattaaatgggttaatatgggtcggaccatattcgacccaacccaaacccGACTCGACCCACCTATTTGACGCCTCTAGGCAAGCCTACAAGGGATGTAAACCAGCCTCTTAATCCATACCATAATCTCACAAGAAAAAAGCAGTATCCGTTCGTAACGAAAGCCGTTTAGAACATAtgtttttgaaaatattcattttctGTGAACAAAACGTTGCAGTTAAATAATGAAAGCTGCCTTAATTGAAGATTAGGCTTACCTGCAGCACTAGTTCTCCGTTTCATATGCTTTACACACCACAACGCAGTTCTGACCAAAAGCAATCCGCCGATGATTGAACTTGATATTACAGCAACGATAACTATTTTCCTCCTGATGCGGTCCCGAATCGTATCTaaattaaagaagaagagatgCAGGATTTACTCTTTCCACATTTCTCTTGCCCAGATAATAAGTATTTCAACAATCTAGCGGAAAAAAAAGTCAGTTAGTATAAGCATGCATACCTGGTTGGAATGCAATTGGTTCCTCGAAGTTATCGAGGAAAATCACGGTAGCTGATTGGCGTATGTATAGAGTTTGCATGTCGTTCTGTTCTTCAAACAATCTCATGTCGATCAAGTCTCCAAACCACATGAGGCAGCCGCAGCCTTAGCTTCTAACATCTGAATTAGCATATGCTGTGCACGAACAATTCCTCAAGCACTTGTCCTCACATTCCGAGAGGCTCATACTCTTGTTCAGCGCAAATGCCAACAGGTCGGGCAGTTTAACATGTTTAATTTCCAAGAAGCAGTCTCCTTTCGAACAATTTATGTGTATTATCCTTTTGCATCCGCCAGAAAAATCAAGTGATCCCCATTTGTCTGGCGAATTAGGCATGAAACCTTTCACACATTCGCACGAGCTAATGTTGCAGATGGCATTAGCACCACACCTGCCATAAGTGTCGCACGGATCACTAGGGAACTCGCGTTTGACATTCCACGTGGCGCTTGTTGATCTATTCACCACAAGAAGCTGCGTCACTCCCAAATAATGCAATGTCATTTTCACGAAAAGTCGATTGTCCTGAACCTCAAGCATGAAGGAGATCTCAGCTTCATTGTTCGCGAACATGGGCACAATAGCTACGCTGGGCATAATGGGACCGCCAACAAATTGAACTCCGTTCCATTGCCCGGTTCGTAATATTTTCCTTTGCAGATCCTCTTGGACTACTTCATGCTGAGGTAGCCCCTGACGACAGTTTAACGCATGTATGTAATCTCCAGGAGAAGGGTCGTTCATGCTTTTCCACGCGATC from Rhodamnia argentea isolate NSW1041297 chromosome 2, ASM2092103v1, whole genome shotgun sequence encodes the following:
- the LOC115732185 gene encoding S-locus-specific glycoprotein S6-like, producing the protein MAKTAFSILIIVPAIGLSLAANTLGTNQSISYEETLFSPQTVVWVANRDNPLADQNGVLRFSNVSNMVVLKQLNGVVWSSKLSRVLKNPVAQLLDSRNLLWDKSSSSADEAYSWQNFDYLTDTLLPGMKLGLNLKTGLERRLIAWKSMNDPSPGDYIHALNCRQGLPQHEVVQEDLQRKILRTGQWNGVQFVGGPIMPSVAIVPMFANNEAEISFMLEVQDNRLFVKMTLHYLGVTQLLVVNRSTSATWNVKREFPSDPCDTYGRCGANAICNISSCECVKGFMPNSPDKWGSLDFSGGCKRIIHINCSKGDCFLEIKHVKLPDLLAFALNKSMSLSECEDKCLRNCSCTAYANSDVRS